A segment of the Cutaneotrichosporon cavernicola HIS019 DNA, chromosome: 6 genome:
ATGAGGACAGCCCACGCCAAAATCTCAGGGACGGTCATCGGGATCTTGCGCTTGCACCATCCGGGAGGGAAGCGCTCAAGCATGAACCAGTGGTAGGCCATGTCCTTTGTGAAGTGGATGTTGTCGCCGCGGAGGTTCTGCATGACAAAGCCCGACTCGCCGTAGGCGACAACCATGCGCCAGGGGTTGAAGTCGAAGCGAGCGTTGTTCTTGCGCGAGTACTGCCACGCACGGTAACGCGACTGGGCGAGCGAGTAGGGAGTGacgtcgccaccaccgtACTGGTCCATCTCCTTGATGAACAGGTCGAAGCGTCCCTTGTCGACAACCCACTGGTTGCCAAGGTTGGCGTCCTGACGAGTGACTGAAgcatcgccctcgaggacacCGTGGCCGGCAAGACCGTCACCAAGACCGTTGCGAGTTCCAATGGAGAGCGTGAGCGTGGTCATGTCACCCTTGAAGAGGAACGAGATGGCGGCAAGAACAGCGCAGAGGTCCGGGGAGAGCGCGAGAGCATGGAAGGCACCGACGAAGAGCTGGACGGGGTTGACGACACCGTTGCGGGGGAGGTAGCCGTGGTTGGCGGCAGTGTTGAGACCGGGGCAGGGGCCGCGGAGGTCACCAGGGCCGGGAGCGATCCAAGGGtggtcggcgtcctcggcagggccgaagccgaggaaCGAGGCAATGTCACGGCCAATAAGGGACGAGTTGGACGGGATAGTGCCAGTGGTGTCGAACGTGTTGTTCTGTGCGTTGGCCTGGTTGCCGTCGACAGCGGTCTGGCGGTCATGCGTGATGCCTGAGTATTAGTTGCAGAACAGTAGAAAAGTTGCGGCAAACTCACCGAAAGCCTTGTAGATAGCCTCCTCATTAAGGTTCTTGAAGTTGGTGGCGCCAAAGTTGGTCTTggggacgtcgacgccagccTGGGCCATACCCTCCTTGATCTGGCTAGTAAGGGCCTCGATCTGCTTGGGGTCGAACTTCTTAAGCTGGTTGATGAGACCGAAGATCTCAGTGTTGCCGCTAGGCGACATGAAGGGGAACGCTGAGACCGAAACGGAGCTCAgtgccgccaaggccgagacgATGAAAGTGACCTTCATGGTCGAGGAATGAGTGTGAGTAAAGTTGGCGAATAGAGAGAAACAGTGTCAGTAGGGGTCTCTTTATACGATGTGGCAGTGGGGACACATCTTGTTACCCACAACCCACAATGTTGATCGCATCGAGCGGTTCACCAGACCCGTTCCGTCATCCGCAAGGAACGAGCTCTCTGCATCGCGGAAGTGGGGGGTCCCCTGTCCAACAGGAGTCGACAAGTTTGACTAGTTCAATCCTGGTACACGGCCTGGTGCAgggggcgggggtgggCCGCACCCGATAGTTTGGAGCGGGAATCCCAGAGGCGGGTGAATGGGATGTTTCAGTATGTTGAATCCTTGAATCCTGCAACGTTGCTGACGGTTCCCATTCCACCTCGGAGCTGCACGGCCCGCCCACAAATTGAGCCTAGACGCGGAAGTTGAAGCGTAAGCAGGGATCATGCCGTAACTGCTAAAGACCAAGGTCTGACGCAGCTAGGGGACGACCGATATTAAGAGGTGAGATatggagagatggagagcaGAATGGGAGGGAGATTGACAAGGGGTAGGAAGGGGTTCATGTGGCGGATCATCAGGCACCGGGGAGAGTCTCTGGACGCGCCCCGACGCGTTTCATTGTCTTGGCACCATCGCAATCTAAGATGATGAAGTAATCAACTATAGACAATTAACAATAGACTAagcggcggccgcctcTTCCGGCACGATTCCAGGGTGACGAGTGCCGCAGGAATCATGGTTTTGTGTTTCATGCCCCGCTATGACAAGAACGGACGCTACGGTTGGTCACTCGCGGCCCAACCACAAGGTTGAGGGTTTGGCTTGCGGAACACACCGCACCCGCTGACTTCTAGCGgcactcgcactcgtcATTCAAACTTAACAGGTGTTTGGTGACTGGAGCCGATGCGCTATTAGATAATAGCTCGGACGCGGCAGGGGTCAATCTGAGGCGTCAATAATCCTTGTCCTGATTCCAGCCACTCGACATACCATGTGGTCCGGGAACATCCGCGCACTTGGCATGTCCATGTGCCTCCAGGACCTCCCGGTCCGCGTTCCGCACCTCGCGTCGCAATATCTCAACTTGTTGAGTGCAGCACTAATAGCAATCGGCGCGCACATGTCACGCAAGATCTGACCCTCTGCAGTGCTGAACGTCGCCAGGCATGCAATGAGCTTGGAACCCGAAGTCCGAAGTCGGGCCCCGCCGCGTTGACTGAGCAggtgcgcgccgcggaGAATAGGCATCCAAGGCTGATGCGTCCTTTCCTGGTGATACCATGATACCATGCCGTTCAACTCGCTGTCGATCAATACTTGCCTCCCTCTTTTCTCCCCGATCGCGAGATTCGCTTGTTACATCTAGTAGCTTGGCGTGTTTATCCGCCGCCATTAACACCATACCATGTGCTTCAGCGGCTCATGTGGATACATGCACCCTCGGTTCTGATCACCAGTGTCTCGCCACTAGATCTATCGCGCAACCGACACCTGCCGAGATAAGCTGTCTCAGCACTCCGTTCTAGAGTTGGACTGTACCTCAAACCACCCCCTTTGGGACTTGCACGCCCATCAGAGACGCATTCCCCGCAACAGCCACAAATGCGTGCCAGTTTCCTAATCCgggacgcggacgcgacGTCAAACTAAGACGCGCGCTAAAACTCAAAACACGCTAGGGAATGTTCGATTCCG
Coding sequences within it:
- a CDS encoding uncharacterized protein (Peroxidase, family 2) — protein: MKVTFIVSALAALSSVSVSAFPFMSPSGNTEIFGLINQLKKFDPKQIEALTSQIKEGMAQAGVDVPKTNFGATNFKNLNEEAIYKAFGITHDRQTAVDGNQANAQNNTFDTTGTIPSNSSLIGRDIASFLGFGPAEDADHPWIAPGPGDLRGPCPGLNTAANHGYLPRNGVVNPVQLFVGAFHALALSPDLCAVLAAISFLFKGDMTTLTLSIGTRNGLGDGLAGHGVLEGDASVTRQDANLGNQWVVDKGRFDLFIKEMDQYGGGDVTPYSLAQSRYRAWQYSRKNNARFDFNPWRMVVAYGESGFVMQNLRGDNIHFTKDMAYHWFMLERFPPGWCKRKIPMTVPEILAWAVLIEALKPTLPGWSLGIKGLFIPLPDFGSLGGFFGGGILGIGGGNTVKDVGCAVGGAVLGWFPSTLGNLFGALNIGGLNGMSC